Proteins from one Burkholderia oklahomensis C6786 genomic window:
- the cadR gene encoding Cd(II)/Pb(II)-responsive transcriptional regulator codes for MKIGELAKAARCTPETIRFYEKEGLMPGAERTDSNYRNYTDAHVERLRFIRNCRALDMTHDEIRALLRFTDDPADRCDSVNALLDAHIGHVNTRLAELEHLRAQLIELREQCQGEHAVEDCGIVHGLATMETPNMPGKRSHVG; via the coding sequence ATGAAGATCGGCGAACTCGCGAAAGCGGCCCGGTGCACGCCCGAGACGATTCGTTTCTATGAAAAAGAGGGGCTGATGCCCGGCGCGGAACGGACCGACTCCAACTACCGCAATTACACCGACGCGCACGTCGAGCGGCTGCGTTTCATCCGCAATTGCCGCGCGCTCGACATGACGCACGACGAGATCCGCGCGCTGCTGCGCTTTACCGACGATCCGGCGGACCGCTGCGATTCCGTCAACGCGCTGCTCGACGCGCACATCGGCCACGTCAACACGCGCCTCGCCGAACTCGAGCATTTGCGCGCGCAGCTGATCGAATTGCGCGAGCAGTGCCAGGGCGAGCACGCGGTGGAGGACTGCGGGATCGTGCACGGGCTCGCGACGATGGAGACGCCGAACATGCCGGGCAAGCGCTCGCACGTCGGCTGA
- a CDS encoding heavy metal translocating P-type ATPase produces the protein MDCPTEETLIRKKLGGMAEVAALEFNLMQRMLTVEHAPGAEAGIVGAIRSLGMTPEQADTGATGRGASSMPAEAPRPWWPLAIAGVAAAASEAVTWLQLPVWLAAALALAAVATCGLGTYRKGWIALTNGNLNINALMSIAVTGAMAIGQWPEAAMVMVLFTVAELIEARSLDRARNAIQSLMRLAPDTATVRQPDGSWQTVDAAQVALGAVVRVKPGERIGLDGEIVAGRSTVNQAPITGESLPVEKGDGDPVYAGTINEAGSFEYRVTAVASNTTLARIIHAVEEAQGAKAPTQRFVDSFARIYTPIVFAIALVVAIAPPLAFDGAWRDWIYRALVLLVIACPCALVISTPVTIVSGLAAAARRGILVKGGVYLEQGRRLAWLALDKTGTITRGKPVQTDFEMRAADIDVARVRRLAASLAARSDHPVSQAVAAAGAAEGDAHGVGDDNGKDASFLDVADFEAIPGRGVRGAIDGAPYWLGNHRLVEELECCTSALEARLDELERQGKTVVMLIDGTRVLGLFAVADTVKDTSRAAVAELHALGIKTAMLTGDNPHTAQAIAQQVGIDDARGNQLPQDKLAAVDELATGGRAVGMVGDGINDAPALARADIGFAMGAMGTDTAIETADVALMDDDLRKIPAFVRLSRATHRVLVQNITFALAVKAVFVGLTVAGMGTMWMAVFADAGASLIVVGNGLRLLRRGQ, from the coding sequence ATGGACTGCCCGACCGAAGAAACGCTGATCCGCAAGAAGCTCGGCGGGATGGCCGAAGTCGCGGCGCTCGAATTCAACCTGATGCAGCGGATGCTGACGGTCGAGCACGCGCCGGGTGCGGAGGCGGGCATCGTCGGCGCGATCCGCTCGCTCGGGATGACGCCCGAGCAGGCGGACACCGGCGCGACGGGCCGCGGCGCGTCGTCCATGCCGGCCGAAGCGCCGCGACCGTGGTGGCCGCTCGCGATCGCGGGCGTCGCGGCGGCCGCGTCGGAGGCGGTCACGTGGCTGCAGCTTCCCGTATGGCTTGCCGCCGCGCTCGCGCTCGCCGCGGTCGCGACCTGCGGCCTCGGGACGTACCGCAAGGGCTGGATCGCGCTCACGAACGGCAACCTGAACATCAACGCGCTGATGAGCATCGCGGTGACGGGCGCGATGGCGATCGGCCAGTGGCCCGAGGCCGCGATGGTGATGGTGCTCTTCACCGTCGCCGAGCTGATCGAGGCGCGCTCGCTCGATCGCGCGCGCAACGCGATCCAGAGCCTGATGCGGCTCGCACCCGACACCGCCACGGTCAGGCAGCCCGACGGCTCGTGGCAGACGGTCGACGCCGCGCAGGTCGCGCTCGGCGCGGTCGTGCGCGTGAAGCCCGGCGAGCGGATCGGTCTCGACGGCGAGATCGTCGCCGGCCGCTCGACCGTCAACCAGGCGCCGATCACGGGCGAGAGCCTGCCCGTCGAGAAAGGCGACGGCGACCCGGTGTACGCGGGCACGATCAACGAAGCCGGCTCGTTCGAATATCGCGTGACGGCGGTCGCGAGCAACACGACGCTTGCGCGGATCATCCACGCGGTCGAGGAGGCGCAGGGCGCGAAGGCGCCGACGCAGCGCTTCGTCGACAGCTTCGCGCGCATCTACACGCCAATCGTGTTCGCGATCGCGCTCGTCGTCGCGATCGCGCCTCCGCTCGCGTTCGACGGCGCATGGCGCGACTGGATCTATCGCGCGCTCGTGCTGCTCGTGATCGCGTGCCCGTGCGCGCTCGTGATCTCGACGCCCGTGACGATCGTGTCCGGTCTCGCGGCGGCCGCGCGGCGCGGCATCCTCGTGAAGGGCGGCGTGTACCTCGAGCAAGGCCGCCGGCTCGCGTGGCTCGCGCTCGACAAGACGGGCACGATCACGCGCGGCAAGCCGGTGCAGACCGACTTCGAGATGCGCGCGGCCGACATCGACGTCGCCCGTGTGCGGCGGCTTGCCGCGAGCCTCGCCGCGCGCTCGGACCATCCGGTGTCGCAGGCGGTCGCGGCGGCCGGCGCGGCCGAAGGCGACGCGCACGGCGTCGGCGACGATAACGGCAAGGATGCGTCGTTCCTCGACGTCGCCGACTTCGAGGCGATTCCGGGTCGCGGCGTGCGCGGCGCGATCGACGGCGCGCCGTACTGGCTCGGCAACCACCGCCTCGTCGAAGAACTCGAATGCTGCACGTCCGCGCTCGAAGCGCGCCTCGACGAGCTCGAGCGGCAGGGCAAGACGGTCGTCATGCTGATCGACGGCACGCGCGTGCTCGGCCTCTTCGCGGTCGCCGACACGGTGAAGGACACGAGCCGCGCGGCGGTCGCCGAGCTGCACGCGCTCGGCATCAAGACCGCGATGCTGACGGGCGACAACCCGCACACCGCGCAGGCGATCGCGCAGCAGGTCGGCATCGACGACGCGCGCGGCAACCAGTTGCCGCAGGACAAGCTCGCCGCCGTCGACGAGCTCGCGACAGGCGGCCGCGCGGTCGGCATGGTCGGCGACGGGATCAACGACGCGCCCGCGCTCGCGCGCGCCGATATCGGCTTCGCGATGGGCGCGATGGGCACCGACACGGCGATCGAGACGGCCGACGTCGCGCTGATGGACGACGACCTGCGGAAGATCCCGGCATTCGTGCGGCTGTCGCGCGCGACGCATCGCGTGCTCGTGCAGAACATCACGTTCGCGCTCGCCGTGAAGGCGGTGTTCGTCGGATTGACGGTCGCAGGGATGGGCACGATGTGGATGGCGGTGTTCGCCGACGCGGGCGCGAGCTTGATCGTCGTCGGCAATGGCTTGCGGCTGCTGCGCCGCGGGCAGTGA
- a CDS encoding zinc ribbon domain-containing protein: MDWLKRIVGGGHHGSGGRRDHHGGGTGGGHGRGGGYDSHGGQGGHGWGRRDAPSDDGRDRERGGVPPQREAGGPVQSAACAKCGAINGADAKFCAQCGASQAPAACGGCRARLDASARFCPQCGTAVSKARA, translated from the coding sequence ATGGATTGGCTCAAGCGGATCGTCGGCGGCGGGCATCATGGAAGCGGCGGCCGTCGCGACCATCACGGCGGCGGGACGGGCGGCGGGCATGGCCGCGGCGGCGGCTACGACAGTCACGGCGGCCAAGGCGGCCACGGTTGGGGCCGCCGGGATGCGCCGAGCGACGACGGCCGGGATCGAGAACGTGGCGGCGTTCCGCCTCAAAGGGAAGCGGGCGGGCCCGTGCAGAGCGCCGCATGCGCGAAGTGCGGCGCGATCAACGGAGCGGATGCGAAGTTCTGCGCGCAGTGCGGCGCATCGCAAGCGCCGGCCGCGTGCGGCGGATGTCGCGCGCGGCTCGACGCATCCGCGCGCTTCTGCCCGCAATGCGGGACGGCAGTCTCGAAGGCGCGCGCGTGA
- a CDS encoding mechanosensitive ion channel: MDSSSFLTSMQSTLGVYLPKIAGALGILVVGWLIAVIVRAGVRRLLSALKVDARIAESTGQGAQVERIIAGGLFWLILLVTAVGIFNVLNLYAVSNPFSLLVTKIINYLPNLLGGAALTLVAWLIASLLRSLADKTLKASKIDSKLSETAGMRPMSSYLGDVLFWLVILMFIPAILAAFDLNGLLSPVQGMIDKILAIVPNVFAAAVIGFVGWLVARILRGLVTNLLVAAGADRLTQSVESPTPVKISSLIGTVVFIFVFVPTLISALDALKIEAISRPATDLLGQFLNAVPDIFAAVVIVLVTFYVARFVGALVQKLLVAAGVDGLPAVLGVERVFTGMLQPSVLAGRLVIFFAMLFATVEAANRLGFTQVRDVVTLFIEFGGHVLMGGVILVIGFWLAGLARRVIEQADNEHSRLLSRIAQFAILGLVFAMGLRAMGIANEIVQLAFGLVLGAIAVAVALSFGLGGREAAGKLLDRWFNPRGKQE; this comes from the coding sequence ATGGATTCATCCAGTTTCCTGACGTCGATGCAGAGCACGCTCGGCGTATATCTGCCCAAGATCGCGGGCGCGCTCGGCATCCTGGTCGTCGGCTGGCTGATCGCCGTGATCGTCCGGGCGGGCGTGCGGCGCTTGCTGAGCGCGCTGAAGGTCGATGCGCGGATCGCCGAAAGCACTGGCCAGGGCGCGCAAGTGGAGCGCATCATCGCGGGCGGCCTGTTCTGGCTCATCCTGCTCGTGACCGCGGTCGGCATCTTCAACGTGCTGAACCTCTACGCGGTATCGAATCCGTTCTCGCTGCTCGTCACGAAGATCATCAACTATCTGCCGAACCTGCTCGGCGGCGCGGCGCTCACGCTCGTCGCGTGGCTGATCGCATCGTTGCTGCGCAGCCTCGCCGACAAGACGCTGAAAGCGAGCAAGATCGACAGCAAACTGTCGGAGACGGCAGGAATGCGGCCGATGAGCTCGTACCTCGGCGACGTGCTGTTCTGGCTCGTGATCCTGATGTTCATCCCGGCGATCCTCGCCGCGTTCGACCTGAACGGGCTGCTGTCGCCTGTGCAGGGGATGATCGACAAGATCCTCGCGATCGTGCCGAACGTGTTCGCCGCGGCCGTGATCGGCTTCGTCGGCTGGCTCGTCGCGCGCATCCTGCGCGGGCTCGTCACGAACCTGCTCGTCGCGGCGGGCGCCGACAGGCTCACGCAAAGCGTCGAGAGCCCGACGCCCGTGAAGATCTCGAGCCTCATCGGCACGGTCGTCTTCATCTTCGTGTTCGTGCCGACGCTGATCTCCGCGCTCGACGCGCTGAAGATCGAGGCGATCTCGCGGCCCGCGACCGACTTGCTCGGCCAGTTCCTCAACGCGGTGCCCGACATCTTCGCGGCCGTCGTGATCGTGCTCGTCACGTTCTACGTCGCGCGCTTCGTCGGCGCGCTCGTGCAGAAGCTGCTCGTCGCCGCGGGCGTCGACGGCCTGCCCGCCGTGCTGGGCGTCGAGCGCGTGTTCACCGGGATGCTGCAGCCTTCGGTGCTCGCCGGCCGGCTCGTGATCTTCTTCGCGATGCTGTTCGCGACGGTCGAGGCCGCGAACCGGCTCGGCTTCACGCAGGTGCGCGACGTCGTCACGCTGTTCATCGAGTTCGGCGGGCACGTGCTGATGGGCGGCGTGATCCTCGTGATCGGCTTCTGGCTCGCGGGCCTTGCGCGCCGCGTGATCGAGCAGGCTGACAACGAGCACAGCCGGCTCTTGTCGCGCATCGCGCAGTTCGCGATCCTCGGCCTCGTGTTCGCGATGGGACTGCGCGCGATGGGCATTGCGAACGAGATCGTGCAGCTCGCGTTCGGCCTCGTGCTCGGCGCGATCGCGGTCGCGGTCGCGCTGTCGTTCGGTCTTGGCGGCCGCGAAGCCGCGGGCAAGCTGCTCGACCGCTGGTTCAATCCGCGCGGCAAGCAGGAGTGA